In Streptomyces sp. NBC_00704, a genomic segment contains:
- a CDS encoding peptidylprolyl isomerase, translating to MTIKVYFDITINDQPAGRINFNLFEDVVPKTAENFRALATGEKGFGYAGSSFHRVIPAFMLQGGDFTRGDGTGGKSIYGEKFADENFQLKHDRPGLLSMANAGPNSNGSQFFVTTVVTDWLDGKHVVFGEVADEDSMALVKKIEGLGSRGGGTSAKITISASGQL from the coding sequence ATGACGATCAAGGTTTACTTCGACATCACCATCAACGACCAGCCCGCGGGCCGCATCAACTTCAACCTCTTCGAGGACGTCGTGCCGAAGACGGCGGAGAACTTCCGCGCGCTGGCCACCGGCGAGAAGGGCTTCGGCTACGCCGGCTCCTCCTTCCACCGGGTCATCCCGGCGTTCATGCTCCAGGGCGGCGACTTCACCCGGGGCGACGGCACCGGCGGCAAGAGCATCTACGGCGAGAAGTTCGCCGACGAGAACTTCCAGCTCAAGCACGACCGTCCCGGCCTGCTGTCCATGGCCAACGCGGGCCCGAACTCCAACGGCTCGCAGTTCTTCGTCACCACGGTGGTGACCGACTGGCTCGACGGCAAGCACGTGGTGTTCGGCGAGGTCGCCGACGAGGACAGCATGGCCCTCGTGAAGAAGATCGAGGGGCTCGGCTCCCGTGGCGGCGGCACCTCGGCGAAGATCACGATCTCGGCGTCCGGCCAGCTCTGA
- a CDS encoding MFS transporter, which produces MDRDGRRWLPCLLGGTVFAVCMAGTTLPTPLYGLYQDKFGFSELTVTVVYAVYAFGVIGVLLLAGNASDTVGRRTVLLWGLGCAAASAVCFLCATGLGWLYAGRLLSGLSAGLFTGAATAYVMDLAPRGGASRATLVATAANMGGLGCGPLLAGLLAQYAPWPLYLPFLVHLVLVAGSAVVVARLPETVPERRPVSSVRPRRPALPAQVRAVFGPAATASFAGFALFGVFTSVSPAFLAESLDVTDHAVSGLVVALAFFASTGGQSAVGRVGVRRALPLGCAALLAGLALLAGALRWESPALVVLSALVGGAGQGLAFRAALSAVAEASPPEQRAAVISTLFVVAYTGISVPVIGVGLLTDPLGLEGAGLVFIACMAVLVTTAAAYLFRRPLPART; this is translated from the coding sequence ATGGACCGTGATGGCCGACGATGGCTCCCCTGTCTGCTCGGCGGCACGGTGTTCGCCGTCTGCATGGCCGGCACCACGCTGCCGACCCCCCTTTACGGCCTGTACCAGGACAAGTTCGGCTTCTCCGAGCTGACGGTCACCGTCGTGTACGCCGTGTACGCCTTCGGCGTCATCGGCGTGCTGCTGCTGGCGGGCAACGCCTCGGACACGGTGGGCCGGCGGACGGTGCTGCTGTGGGGCCTGGGCTGCGCGGCGGCGAGCGCGGTCTGCTTCCTGTGCGCCACCGGACTGGGCTGGCTCTACGCGGGGCGGCTGCTGTCGGGGCTGTCGGCCGGACTGTTCACCGGGGCGGCGACGGCCTACGTCATGGACCTGGCCCCCCGGGGCGGGGCCTCCCGGGCCACCCTTGTGGCGACGGCCGCCAACATGGGCGGCCTGGGCTGCGGTCCGCTGCTCGCCGGACTGCTCGCGCAGTACGCCCCCTGGCCGCTGTACCTGCCGTTCCTCGTGCATCTGGTCCTCGTGGCCGGCTCGGCCGTCGTGGTGGCGCGGCTTCCGGAGACGGTGCCCGAGCGCAGGCCCGTGAGCAGCGTGCGGCCGCGGCGACCGGCCCTGCCGGCGCAGGTGCGGGCGGTGTTCGGGCCGGCGGCGACCGCGTCGTTCGCGGGGTTCGCCCTGTTCGGCGTGTTCACCTCGGTCAGTCCCGCGTTCCTGGCCGAGTCCCTCGACGTGACCGACCACGCCGTCAGCGGACTGGTCGTGGCGCTGGCGTTCTTCGCGTCGACGGGCGGGCAGTCGGCCGTCGGCCGGGTCGGCGTGCGGCGGGCGCTGCCCCTGGGCTGCGCCGCGCTGCTGGCCGGTCTCGCGCTGCTCGCGGGCGCGTTGCGCTGGGAGTCGCCGGCGCTGGTGGTGCTGAGCGCGCTCGTGGGCGGCGCGGGGCAGGGGCTGGCGTTCCGCGCGGCGCTGTCGGCGGTGGCCGAGGCGTCCCCGCCGGAGCAGCGGGCGGCGGTGATCTCGACGCTCTTCGTCGTGGCGTACACGGGGATCTCGGTGCCGGTGATCGGCGTGGGCCTGCTGACGGACCCGCTCGGTCTGGAGGGCGCCGGGCTGGTGTTCATCGCGTGCATGGCCGTCCTCGTGACGACCGCGGCCGCCTACCTGTTCCGGCGACCGCTGCCGGCGAGGACGTGA
- a CDS encoding sigma-70 family RNA polymerase sigma factor: MSERHTVETTALVTAARAGDQAAQEALVGEYLPLVYNIVGRALNGSVDVDDVVQDTMLRALDSLGALRDPESFRSWLVAIAMNQVRAHWNRQQPTRTAMEEADEVADPGADFVDLTIVRLQLSGQRQETALATRWLEPDDRGLLSLWWLECAGELTRAEIAEALALSPQHTAVRVQRMKAQLEAARVVVRALEAQPPCPELRGELAAWDGRPSTLWRKRIARHARGCVQCSGLWSGLVPAEGLLAGLALVAASSALLARTRAAADTVALAGSASSLPEGGPDVTVRSGSRHSTAGRSASRTATRRRRRTRRRAVGGAVVAACVAGGGFLYFGLRPDGGAQDSTAVRPVDDALISGRPTPDAGAATSPSPSASPTASASPSPSSSPSASASPRPRKSATASAAPAAKPAGSRPPASRRPTVRSGSSDRSSQVIALVNEERAKAGCGPLTEDPLLRNSAQGHSDDMAARGFFDHTNPDGADPGKRITAAGYRWSTYGENIAMGQQTAQSVMTSWMNSPGHRANILNCSFKNIGVGIHDGSGGPWWTQNFGAKL, translated from the coding sequence ATGAGTGAACGGCACACGGTGGAGACGACGGCGCTGGTGACCGCCGCGCGAGCGGGAGACCAGGCGGCCCAGGAGGCGCTCGTCGGCGAGTACCTCCCGCTCGTCTACAACATCGTGGGCCGGGCGCTGAACGGCTCGGTGGACGTGGACGACGTCGTGCAGGACACCATGCTGCGCGCCCTGGACTCGCTCGGCGCGCTGCGCGACCCGGAGAGCTTCCGCTCCTGGCTGGTGGCGATCGCGATGAACCAGGTCCGGGCGCACTGGAACCGGCAGCAGCCGACCCGGACCGCCATGGAGGAGGCCGACGAAGTGGCCGACCCGGGCGCCGACTTCGTCGATCTGACCATCGTCCGGCTGCAGTTGTCCGGCCAGCGCCAGGAGACCGCTCTGGCCACGCGCTGGCTGGAGCCGGACGACCGGGGGCTGCTGTCCCTGTGGTGGCTGGAGTGCGCCGGTGAACTCACCCGGGCCGAGATAGCCGAGGCCCTCGCCCTTTCGCCGCAGCACACCGCGGTCCGCGTCCAGCGGATGAAGGCGCAGCTGGAGGCTGCCCGTGTGGTCGTGCGGGCCCTGGAGGCCCAGCCGCCGTGCCCGGAACTGCGCGGTGAGCTGGCCGCGTGGGACGGCCGGCCCTCGACGCTGTGGCGCAAGCGCATAGCCCGCCACGCGCGCGGGTGCGTCCAGTGCTCCGGTCTGTGGAGCGGACTGGTGCCCGCGGAAGGGCTGCTGGCCGGTCTCGCGCTGGTCGCCGCGTCCTCCGCGCTGCTCGCGCGGACGCGCGCCGCCGCCGACACGGTCGCCCTGGCGGGTTCGGCGTCCTCCCTCCCCGAGGGCGGACCGGACGTCACCGTCCGGTCCGGCTCACGGCACTCGACGGCCGGCCGCTCGGCGTCCCGCACCGCGACCCGGCGCAGGCGGCGCACCCGGCGACGCGCGGTGGGCGGCGCGGTCGTGGCGGCGTGCGTGGCGGGCGGCGGCTTCCTCTACTTCGGCCTGCGGCCGGACGGCGGCGCCCAGGACAGCACCGCAGTACGGCCCGTGGACGACGCGCTGATCTCCGGCCGTCCCACCCCCGACGCCGGTGCCGCGACCTCGCCGTCGCCGTCCGCCTCCCCGACGGCGTCCGCGTCGCCGTCACCGTCGTCGTCGCCGAGCGCGAGCGCCTCGCCGCGCCCCCGCAAGAGCGCCACCGCGTCGGCGGCTCCCGCGGCGAAGCCGGCCGGCTCGCGTCCGCCGGCATCCCGCAGGCCGACGGTGCGGTCCGGGTCGTCGGACCGCTCGTCCCAGGTGATCGCGCTCGTCAACGAGGAGCGGGCGAAGGCCGGTTGCGGACCCCTCACCGAGGACCCCCTGCTGCGCAACTCCGCACAGGGGCACTCCGACGACATGGCCGCCCGCGGCTTCTTCGACCACACCAACCCGGACGGCGCCGACCCCGGGAAACGCATCACGGCCGCGGGCTACCGCTGGTCCACCTACGGGGAGAACATCGCCATGGGGCAGCAGACCGCCCAGTCGGTGATGACGTCCTGGATGAACAGCCCCGGCCACCGCGCCAACATCCTCAACTGCTCCTTCAAGAACATCGGCGTCGGGATCCACGACGGATCGGGCGGCCCGTGGTGGACGCAGAACTTCGGCGCCAAGCTCTGA
- a CDS encoding MFS transporter, whose product MYTKQQAGGAPVGRGAPSQSVALAAMMFAVAMTFIDQTIVAIATPDIVDELGLSASGMQWVVNAYLLSLAAFFALGGRLADLFGPRRIVVVGTVVFVVSSVLCGCVPRGDFALSWLIVFRATQGLGAALLFPAALAVVVAVFPVERRGRALALFFGVTGALTAVGPLLGGWLTDWTWRAIFWVNVPVAVVALVLTALAHVSDRRRDERLDVPGAVLVALGMGASVLGFQQASAWGWDSAYTWICIVGGLGVLWLFCRYELRTAHPLVKLAVFRDRAFVVDGLVLFFAMLAFVPLFFFASVYAQVSLSASPNQAALYLLYFFVGFALASQWGGRILDKRGARPTMKLGCVVGAVGFALWAGKLTDLSMHDQWPYAGLAGAGIGFILAPASTDAVNRAIDASYGEVTGITQTIRNYAASVGLALFGTLLTHAMTDNVRDTLESHGVPSSAAGDAARNVAESVTGSGDDRPLSGGGAVAQTVREQMAAIRMDFAEANQYVFYGMAVALGVGYLCALRHPGGRGTDEEATKEGAARG is encoded by the coding sequence ATGTACACCAAGCAGCAGGCGGGCGGCGCGCCCGTGGGCCGGGGTGCTCCTTCGCAGTCAGTGGCGCTCGCGGCCATGATGTTCGCGGTGGCGATGACGTTCATCGACCAGACCATCGTGGCGATCGCGACGCCGGACATCGTCGACGAACTCGGACTGTCCGCGTCCGGGATGCAGTGGGTCGTCAACGCCTACCTGCTGTCCCTGGCCGCGTTCTTCGCGCTCGGCGGACGACTGGCCGACCTGTTCGGCCCCCGGCGCATCGTCGTGGTGGGCACCGTCGTGTTCGTGGTCTCGTCCGTGCTGTGCGGCTGCGTCCCCCGGGGCGACTTCGCCCTGAGCTGGCTCATCGTCTTCCGCGCGACCCAGGGGCTCGGCGCGGCCCTGCTCTTCCCCGCCGCGCTGGCGGTGGTCGTCGCGGTGTTCCCGGTGGAGCGGCGCGGCCGCGCGCTCGCCCTGTTCTTCGGCGTCACCGGGGCCCTGACGGCCGTCGGTCCGCTGCTCGGCGGCTGGCTCACCGACTGGACCTGGCGGGCCATCTTCTGGGTCAACGTGCCCGTGGCCGTCGTCGCGCTGGTCCTCACCGCGCTCGCCCACGTGTCCGACCGCCGCCGCGACGAGCGCCTCGACGTGCCCGGCGCCGTGCTCGTCGCTCTCGGCATGGGCGCCAGCGTGCTGGGCTTCCAGCAGGCGTCGGCGTGGGGATGGGACAGCGCGTACACCTGGATCTGCATCGTGGGCGGCCTCGGTGTGCTGTGGCTGTTCTGCCGCTACGAACTGCGCACGGCCCATCCGCTGGTCAAGCTCGCGGTCTTCCGCGACCGGGCGTTCGTGGTCGACGGGCTCGTGCTGTTCTTCGCCATGCTCGCCTTCGTCCCGCTGTTCTTCTTCGCCTCCGTGTACGCCCAGGTCTCCCTGAGCGCGTCGCCCAACCAGGCCGCCCTGTACCTGCTGTACTTCTTCGTCGGTTTCGCGCTCGCCTCGCAGTGGGGCGGGCGGATCCTCGACAAACGCGGCGCGAGGCCGACGATGAAACTGGGCTGCGTGGTCGGCGCCGTCGGCTTCGCCCTCTGGGCCGGGAAGCTGACCGACCTGTCCATGCACGACCAGTGGCCCTACGCGGGCCTCGCGGGGGCCGGTATCGGCTTCATCCTCGCGCCCGCCTCCACGGACGCCGTCAACCGGGCGATCGACGCCTCGTACGGCGAGGTCACCGGCATCACCCAGACCATCCGCAACTACGCGGCGAGCGTCGGACTGGCCCTGTTCGGCACGCTGCTGACCCACGCCATGACCGACAACGTCAGGGACACGCTGGAATCGCACGGAGTGCCGTCGTCGGCGGCGGGGGACGCGGCGAGGAACGTCGCGGAATCGGTGACCGGCAGCGGCGACGACCGCCCGCTGAGCGGCGGCGGCGCGGTCGCGCAGACGGTGCGGGAGCAGATGGCCGCGATCCGCATGGACTTCGCCGAGGCCAACCAGTACGTGTTCTACGGAATGGCCGTCGCGCTGGGCGTCGGCTACCTGTGCGCGCTGCGGCACCCCGGCGGCAGGGGGACCGACGAAGAGGCGACGAAGGAGGGTGCCGCTCGCGGCTGA
- a CDS encoding pectate lyase has protein sequence MTARSPHSGHRRPQNRTPLIAAVAAGVLGLAIAAQAALATGSEGTAGVRALAVPRAAGEERLTATRRITGVFDGELTRFTAAATPSPKGQRVGGRDPLFELADGAVLKNVILGAPASDGVRCLGSCTLENVYWEDVGEDAAAFLGESPDAAYVVSGGGAAGAADTVFRFDGAGTLTVRNFEAVGFGELVRSCGDCAKRFRRHVVLEDVTATALGGDLAGSTPTSATPSG, from the coding sequence GTGACGGCTCGCTCTCCCCACTCCGGGCACCGCAGGCCGCAGAACAGGACCCCGCTGATCGCCGCGGTCGCGGCGGGCGTGCTCGGCCTCGCGATCGCCGCGCAGGCCGCTCTCGCGACCGGGAGCGAGGGCACGGCCGGTGTGCGTGCGCTCGCGGTGCCGCGGGCGGCCGGCGAGGAGCGGCTCACCGCGACACGGCGGATCACCGGCGTCTTCGACGGGGAGCTGACCAGGTTCACGGCGGCGGCGACGCCGTCCCCGAAGGGGCAGAGGGTCGGTGGCCGGGACCCGCTGTTCGAACTCGCCGACGGCGCCGTCCTGAAGAACGTGATCCTCGGCGCCCCCGCCTCCGACGGCGTCCGCTGTCTGGGCAGCTGCACCCTGGAGAACGTGTACTGGGAGGACGTCGGCGAGGACGCCGCGGCCTTCCTCGGCGAGTCCCCCGACGCCGCCTACGTCGTCAGCGGCGGCGGCGCGGCCGGGGCGGCGGACACGGTGTTCCGGTTCGACGGCGCGGGCACGCTGACCGTGCGGAACTTCGAGGCGGTCGGCTTCGGCGAGCTGGTCCGCTCCTGCGGCGACTGCGCGAAGCGGTTCCGGCGTCATGTGGTGCTGGAGGACGTCACGGCCACCGCCCTCGGCGGCGACCTGGCCGGGTCGACTCCGACCTCGGCGACACCGTCCGGCTGA
- a CDS encoding glutamate--cysteine ligase: protein MGRDVPALVFTREDRRRYRIKMQENLDVFAQMLRESRFESERPQVGLEIELNLVDDEAEPAMRNNDVLEAIADPAWSTELGRFNLEINVPPRRLTQGGPDAWESEIRAALNHAEERAASVGTHLIMVGILPTLRQQDVGEGALSENARYRLLNDQVFAARGEDLRIELDGVDRLRTYADTITPEAACTSTQFHLQVSPDEFAPYWNAAQAVAGVQVGLAANSPFLFGRELWHETRIPLFEQATDTRPQEIKVQGVRPRVWFGERWITSVFDLFEENLRYFPALLPLCDEQDPRETLAAGDVPELAELTLHNGTIYRWNRPVYAVANDQPHVRVENRCLPAGPTVADTLANGAFYYGITRALVEEERPVWSRMSFQAAEDNLHAAARHGIEARLYWPGMGEVPVPELVLRRLLPLAHRGLEHSGMDAAWREPLLGIIEQRCVTGRNGAVWQKETFRRITAAAHAGRHEALRRMTRQYIDYMHLNAPAHTWPVD from the coding sequence ATGGGACGAGATGTCCCGGCGCTGGTCTTCACCCGCGAGGACCGCCGCCGGTACCGGATCAAGATGCAGGAGAACCTCGACGTGTTCGCGCAGATGCTGCGCGAGTCGCGGTTCGAGTCGGAGCGGCCGCAGGTGGGTCTGGAGATCGAACTGAACCTCGTCGACGACGAGGCCGAGCCGGCGATGCGCAACAACGACGTCCTGGAGGCGATCGCGGATCCGGCCTGGTCCACCGAGCTGGGCCGCTTCAACCTGGAGATCAACGTCCCGCCGCGCCGTCTGACCCAGGGCGGTCCGGACGCCTGGGAGTCCGAGATCCGTGCCGCGCTCAATCACGCCGAGGAGCGCGCCGCGTCGGTCGGCACTCATCTGATCATGGTCGGGATCCTGCCGACCCTGCGGCAGCAGGACGTCGGCGAGGGGGCGCTGTCGGAGAACGCCCGCTACCGGCTGCTCAACGACCAGGTCTTCGCCGCGCGGGGCGAGGATCTGCGCATCGAGCTGGACGGCGTGGACCGCTTGCGCACGTACGCGGACACGATCACGCCCGAGGCCGCCTGCACCAGCACCCAGTTCCACCTCCAGGTCTCCCCCGACGAGTTCGCCCCCTACTGGAACGCGGCGCAGGCGGTCGCCGGCGTGCAGGTGGGGCTGGCGGCGAACTCGCCGTTCCTGTTCGGCCGGGAGCTGTGGCACGAGACCCGGATCCCCCTGTTCGAGCAGGCCACCGACACCCGCCCGCAGGAGATCAAGGTGCAGGGCGTGCGCCCGCGGGTCTGGTTCGGAGAGCGCTGGATCACCAGCGTCTTCGACCTCTTCGAGGAGAACCTGCGCTACTTCCCGGCGCTGCTTCCGCTGTGCGACGAGCAGGATCCGCGCGAGACGCTGGCCGCCGGGGACGTCCCCGAACTCGCCGAGCTGACCCTGCACAACGGGACGATCTACCGCTGGAACCGGCCGGTGTACGCCGTCGCGAACGACCAGCCGCACGTCCGGGTGGAGAACCGCTGTCTGCCGGCCGGCCCGACGGTCGCCGACACCCTCGCCAACGGCGCCTTCTACTACGGGATCACCCGCGCTCTGGTGGAGGAGGAGCGGCCGGTGTGGTCGCGCATGTCGTTCCAGGCCGCCGAGGACAACCTGCACGCGGCGGCCCGGCACGGGATCGAGGCGCGGCTGTACTGGCCGGGGATGGGCGAGGTGCCGGTGCCCGAGCTCGTCCTGCGCCGTCTGCTGCCGCTGGCCCACCGGGGCCTGGAGCACTCCGGCATGGACGCCGCGTGGCGGGAGCCGCTGCTCGGCATCATCGAGCAGCGCTGTGTCACCGGCCGCAACGGGGCGGTGTGGCAGAAGGAGACGTTCCGTCGCATCACGGCGGCCGCCCACGCGGGCCGCCACGAGGCGCTGCGGCGGATGACGCGGCAGTACATCGACTACATGCATCTCAACGCCCCGGCGCACACCTGGCCGGTCGACTGA